The genomic DNA ATACCAGTATTTCACAGAAGCAACCTTATCATATGTTCTGGCGACAATTACAACACCCAACGCTGGCTTTGTGCCGGCCGGAAGAATATGAGCTTGCTTACCTGGAAAAACAGATACAAGTTTATCAACAGCATCAAACAATTGCCTGAATAAATATGAAAAAGTCAACAACTTTTATCAGCGCCTTATTGATAGCAGCAACCTGTTGCGGCGCTTTTGCTTTTAGCCGTTCCATGAATGTACTGTATTGTGCAAGACCGGTAGAACAAGGGCCTGGTGCGTGTACACTGGGAATTGATAATCTTGAAGACAGTGTATTAAAGCCACATTATACCTATATCGCAACAGAAAAGGATTGCCCGCTTGCCTGTGATGCCACGATGGGTATTCACAAAATGAGCTTAACCGCTATAAAATGAATTAAAAAAGATAAACTTGGTATAATAAGAAATTGTGTTATATTTTTGTGCCCGGAAATACAGGATCAATTACTTCCCCGAAAAAACTAACTATTTCCCGTCTTAACCGTACCTGAAGTGTAAATGTGACCCGTTGGGTTATATAAGCCGGCTGGCTATGATTGTAATAATCGTGATCTGCTGAGAACGTTTGCCTTTAATGGAAAACAGTAAGACTAACAATATGAAAGTATTCGCCACATCGAACCCTGCAGATGACAAGGGAACAGAAGTACCGGTACCAGCCGCTTACCGTCAATATATTGTACCTGTTAACCATGGTAACCATTCCTGCAGACGCTATGACTTTGGTTATATCATCAGCCAGGAAATACCTGTAGGGAAACATACTTTTCACCGGTTCTATACCATCAGCGACCGCAGCATCACGCTTTATCCTTTTCATGATGAATCGTCCATCGGCATTATGTATAACCTGAAAGGTTCTTATAGCTGCCAGATCACTCCCTACACCGAGCTCCTTCAAACGCGCACGGGAGATTATGGTCCTTATTATGCTCCTGTTGGCGCCAATGAAGTGCAGGTTGGTCCGGGGTTTTCCGGGGCACTACAAATACTTTTACAAACAGATGAATTACTGGAAGGACTGGCAGAGGTAATACCTGATATGAAGATCCTGCTTAATCTTGCCTTGCAACATTCTCCCAAAGGGAGGCCAGTAGCCTTATTACGCATGAACACGGTAGTGAGAGACCAGGTAAACCGGGTAGGGCTTTACGATCCCAAGATCCAGCATCATAGCATTTATTTTCATAGCATCCTTTACATACTGGCTACGGAGCTCACCAAACATTTACATGAGTACAACCGGCAAAAAAGTGATGGAGAAACCTCCCGGGAAAAAGTTGAAAGGGTGCATGATTTTATCCTCGAAAGCCCCAGCTTAAGAACCTGTACCATGGATTATTTGTCACAGCTGGCCGGCTTAAGTGAAGCCAGTTTGCGGAAAACATTCAAGCAGCTTTATAATCAGCCTATTCAAAATTTTGTGCGTACCCAATGCCTGCAAAAAGCGGCCGACCTGTTGCGACAAGATACGGATATGCGGATAGAGGATATTGCTTATGAAGTGGGCTATGCCAACCAGGCCAATTTAAGCAATGCTTTCAAAGCCATGTATGGTATGTATCCCAGGGATTACCGCCGATCGATGTAATTACAACAGTTATATTTTTCACATTTGCTTTTTATCAATAATCACATACTTTTTTAATATGTTCTGTGGTAACTTTAGTCTTCAGCATTACCTAAAAACATATTTTATATAGTGACATTTACTATACATCATTTGTTCACGGTTCTAAAATGAGATCCGGGAAGCAAGCTTGCCAGCGGCCCCGGATTGAAAACGGAGGATAGCAAACTATGGAAATCAGTTACACTTCGGACACGAGGTATGATATCGGGGAACCGGTAGCAGTACCCGCCGAATTAAAAAAGTACGAGTTAAGCTGGGCCAACAGCAGTTCGTGCAAAAAGTACCCTTGTGGTTACGTTTACACCCAAATTTTTCAATGCGCCCGATTTGACATGACGCTTCGGACTTACCGGATGAATGAAGCAGATCGATTCTATGCTATTGAAGACGCGCCATCCATTTATCTTTATTTTATTATTAAAGGTACGTTTATCAGCCAGCATAGCCCTACCTTGTCGACTGTATTCGAAAACAAAACCTGTGGCTTACAATATGTACCCAAGAACACCAAACTAATGCGGCTGGATGCCGGAGTACACCAGTTGCTTTGTTTCCGGCTGAGGCCTGGTTATGCCATGGATATAGCAGAAAGTGCCTGTATACTGTCTGTCATCAAACAATTGCTGGAGCAAGCCCCTTTGCAGGATCAATCCATTTTACATACGGGGATCAATACCAGCATCAACCAGGAGCTGATACGCATTTTACATACCGGTGGCGAAAGCAGTTATAAACTATTCAAGCTTTATAGCGTGGTTGACCATTTGATTGCGCAAGTCATACATATTATGGAAGCCAGCAAAAACGATGCTTACGAGGAAATGCTGTACCTACTGGAGAACATACGTTACGCCATTATTGAAGCACCACACAATGCCGATCACCAGTTAAAACATCTCGCCAAGCAATACAATATAGATGCGAGGGAATTATCGAGGTGTTACCGGAAAAGATATAACGAATACCTGGAAGAAACAGTAAGAGAAAACCTGATGATTAAGGCTATGGCCATGATCACAGAAACCAGGACATCGTTTGAAGAGATAAGTATGCAGTTGGGTTATGCAGACAGGCGTGTATTCAGCAGGGCTATTAAAAGAGAGCTGGGATTAACACCTGATGAGTTAAGGAAAAAACACAGGCAACCACAGGTAAATACTACAACTCAAATGCTCCCAACTATAGTTTAGAAAGTTCCTATAAACAGTGAAAACTGAGCGTATCTTTACAAAGTAATAATTCAAGAACAACAGCGCTAATCGAAACAAGGCAGAGAAAAACCAGGTCACACAACAAAGACAAAAGCCATTACAGCGAAACAATTCTAAAACAAGATCAATCTATTTACTGACTAACGACTGACGTGTCTACGTTGGTGTAATCACAAAGGGGTGGAGACTATACTATTTTCCACACAGGGAACATCCGTACCCGCCTTTGTACACAGTCAATTATATATAAAGTTATCCAAAAGTAGCTGGGAGCAATTAGCTCCCACTACATTGGGTAATAAAGCAATAGATCCAGTTGAATAACTATATAACCAATAGAATAAATTATATGAAACTAAAAAAAGTAATTGTCGAATTAATAGTCATTTTATATGCCTCTCTTTTTATTTATACAGCTATAAGTAAATTAATGGATTATGACTTATCAAGAGAGCAGCTAGCTACAATGCCACTAGTTGGACCTATATCCGGAGTAGTAGTATGGCTACTACCTGTTTCTGAAATTCTGCTAGCACTATTAATATTCTGGCCTCAAAGCAGACTGAAAGGACTATATCTTGGCACAAGTCTAATGTTAACATTCACTCTATACGTAGCTTATCTAATGAAGTTTCACAATAGCACACCCTGTACATGCGGTGGTTTTTTACAGTCACTTTCATGGCCGCAACATCTTTTATTCAATACTGGATTTGTATTGATTGGATGTATTGCTATTTTTCTTGAACACAAAAGCAAGGAAAGATCTAAAATTACAAACCAGCCTGCTTTCAACTAATCATAAAGAAAAAAAACATGAAGCATATTCTTGCATATATCCTCTTGGCAACTACAATCGCTTGCTCTAACAAAAACGGCGCTCAAATAATCAAAACCGGAAAAGAAGGGACAGATATGCCAACTTTCAATATGACAATGACAGATACCATTACTGCGATTTCTATCCCACTCTCTCAAAATCAAAACAACTCATTTCTTATGTACTTCTCCCCAACCTGCCCTTACTGCAAAATGGAAACAAGAAGAATTATTAACAACATCGAGAAACTGAAAAAAACATCTTTCATATTTATAACAGAAAAAAAACATATAAAAAACATAAACAAGTTCATTTCGGAGTTTAAAACCAAAAACTTCAGCAACATCTCGATAGCAGTGGACACTGGAAGAGCTTTTATTAAATATTTTAGGCCCATGCAAATGCCATTTTCAGCA from Filimonas effusa includes the following:
- a CDS encoding helix-turn-helix domain-containing protein, with amino-acid sequence MKVFATSNPADDKGTEVPVPAAYRQYIVPVNHGNHSCRRYDFGYIISQEIPVGKHTFHRFYTISDRSITLYPFHDESSIGIMYNLKGSYSCQITPYTELLQTRTGDYGPYYAPVGANEVQVGPGFSGALQILLQTDELLEGLAEVIPDMKILLNLALQHSPKGRPVALLRMNTVVRDQVNRVGLYDPKIQHHSIYFHSILYILATELTKHLHEYNRQKSDGETSREKVERVHDFILESPSLRTCTMDYLSQLAGLSEASLRKTFKQLYNQPIQNFVRTQCLQKAADLLRQDTDMRIEDIAYEVGYANQANLSNAFKAMYGMYPRDYRRSM
- a CDS encoding helix-turn-helix domain-containing protein — encoded protein: MEISYTSDTRYDIGEPVAVPAELKKYELSWANSSSCKKYPCGYVYTQIFQCARFDMTLRTYRMNEADRFYAIEDAPSIYLYFIIKGTFISQHSPTLSTVFENKTCGLQYVPKNTKLMRLDAGVHQLLCFRLRPGYAMDIAESACILSVIKQLLEQAPLQDQSILHTGINTSINQELIRILHTGGESSYKLFKLYSVVDHLIAQVIHIMEASKNDAYEEMLYLLENIRYAIIEAPHNADHQLKHLAKQYNIDARELSRCYRKRYNEYLEETVRENLMIKAMAMITETRTSFEEISMQLGYADRRVFSRAIKRELGLTPDELRKKHRQPQVNTTTQMLPTIV
- a CDS encoding MauE/DoxX family redox-associated membrane protein codes for the protein MKLKKVIVELIVILYASLFIYTAISKLMDYDLSREQLATMPLVGPISGVVVWLLPVSEILLALLIFWPQSRLKGLYLGTSLMLTFTLYVAYLMKFHNSTPCTCGGFLQSLSWPQHLLFNTGFVLIGCIAIFLEHKSKERSKITNQPAFN
- a CDS encoding TlpA family protein disulfide reductase, giving the protein MKHILAYILLATTIACSNKNGAQIIKTGKEGTDMPTFNMTMTDTITAISIPLSQNQNNSFLMYFSPTCPYCKMETRRIINNIEKLKKTSFIFITEKKHIKNINKFISEFKTKNFSNISIAVDTGRAFIKYFRPMQMPFSAIYDKNKKLQQVYVGAMSKNSILNACKI